A single region of the Bacteroides luhongzhouii genome encodes:
- a CDS encoding sigma-70 family RNA polymerase sigma factor has protein sequence MRQLKITKSITNRESASLDKYLQEIGREDLITVEEEVELAQRIRKGDRVALEKLTRANLRFVVSVAKQYQNQGLSLPDLINEGNLGLIKAAEKFDETRGFKFISYAVWWIRQSILQALAEQSRIVRLPLNQVGSLNKISKAFSKFEQENERRPSPEELADELEIPVDKISDTLKVSGRHISVDAPFVEGEDNSLLDVLVNDDSPMADRSLVNESLAREIDRALSTLTDREKEIIQMFFGIGQQEMTLEEIGDKFGLTRERVRQIKEKAIRRLRQSNRSKLLKSYLG, from the coding sequence ATGAGACAACTAAAGATTACCAAAAGTATCACTAACAGAGAGAGCGCTTCTCTTGATAAGTATTTGCAGGAAATCGGACGTGAAGACCTGATTACTGTCGAGGAAGAAGTGGAACTCGCTCAACGCATTCGTAAGGGTGACCGTGTAGCATTGGAAAAATTGACGCGTGCCAATCTTCGTTTCGTCGTATCTGTGGCTAAACAGTACCAGAACCAGGGTTTGAGTTTGCCTGACTTGATTAATGAAGGCAATTTAGGACTGATTAAGGCTGCCGAGAAATTTGATGAGACACGTGGATTTAAGTTCATTAGCTACGCTGTATGGTGGATTCGCCAGTCTATTCTGCAAGCATTGGCAGAGCAGTCGCGTATTGTTCGTCTCCCGTTGAATCAGGTAGGTTCGCTGAATAAGATCAGCAAAGCCTTCTCGAAGTTTGAACAGGAAAACGAGCGGCGTCCGTCTCCCGAGGAGTTGGCAGACGAACTGGAAATTCCGGTTGATAAAATCTCTGATACGCTGAAGGTATCCGGCCGTCATATTTCGGTGGATGCGCCTTTTGTGGAAGGAGAGGATAACAGCCTGTTGGATGTGTTGGTTAACGATGATTCGCCAATGGCGGACCGCTCTCTGGTTAATGAGTCTCTTGCGAGGGAAATTGATAGAGCTCTTTCTACGTTAACCGATAGAGAAAAAGAAATCATTCAGATGTTTTTCGGTATCGGACAACAAGAAATGACATTAGAAGAAATCGGCGATAAATTTGGCCTCACACGTGAGCGCGTTCGTCAGATTAAAGAAAAAGCAATTAGAAGACTTAGACAAAGTAATCGTAGTAAATTGCTCAAATCTTACTTGGGATAA
- a CDS encoding trypsin-like peptidase domain-containing protein — protein MKQTTKNILGVGAIILLSSGVAGLTTYKLLQSNEAAKETSFNEMFKQNPNVKLAAFDAVNAQPVDLTQAAENSLHAVVHIRSTQEAKTRTVQQAPDIFDFFFGDGRGQQRQVQSQPRVGFGSGVIISKDGYIVTNNHVIEGADEISVKLNDNREFKGRVIGTDPSTDLALVKIEGDDFPTIPVGDSEALKVGEWVLAVGNPFNLNSTVTAGIVSAKARSLGVYNGGIESFIQTDAAINQGNSGGALVNAKGELVGINSVLSSPTGAYAGYGFAIPTSIMTKVIADLKQYGTVQRALLGIRGGSIGSSLMDDRQPIDKSGKTLADKAKELGVVEGVWVSEIVENGSAAGADIKVDDVIIGVDNKKVSNMADLQEALAKHRPGDKVKVKLMRDKKEKTVEVTLKNEQGTTKIVKDAGMEILGAAFKELPDDLKKQLNLGYGLQVTGVSSGKMSDAGVRKGFIILKANDQPMRKVSDLEEVMKAAVKSPNQVLFLTGVFPSGKRGYFAVDLTQE, from the coding sequence ATGAAACAGACAACAAAGAACATTCTGGGAGTAGGAGCAATCATTCTTCTTAGCTCAGGAGTTGCAGGATTGACAACTTACAAATTGTTGCAATCTAACGAAGCTGCCAAAGAGACATCTTTTAATGAGATGTTCAAGCAGAATCCCAATGTCAAATTGGCTGCTTTTGACGCTGTGAACGCTCAGCCTGTTGACTTGACTCAGGCTGCGGAGAATTCGCTTCATGCTGTCGTACATATAAGGTCTACTCAAGAAGCTAAAACAAGAACTGTTCAGCAAGCGCCGGACATTTTTGATTTCTTTTTTGGTGATGGACGCGGACAGCAACGTCAGGTACAGTCTCAACCTCGTGTAGGGTTTGGTTCGGGAGTGATCATCTCGAAGGATGGATATATCGTAACGAATAATCACGTGATTGAAGGGGCGGATGAAATCAGTGTGAAACTGAATGATAACCGTGAGTTTAAAGGACGCGTGATTGGTACCGACCCCAGCACCGACCTTGCGCTGGTGAAAATTGAGGGGGATGATTTCCCGACTATTCCGGTAGGAGACTCCGAAGCGTTGAAAGTAGGAGAGTGGGTATTGGCGGTAGGTAATCCGTTCAATCTGAACTCTACTGTAACTGCCGGTATCGTAAGTGCGAAAGCCCGTTCTCTGGGTGTATATAATGGTGGTATAGAATCATTCATCCAAACGGATGCTGCTATCAATCAGGGGAATAGTGGTGGCGCGCTGGTAAATGCCAAAGGTGAACTGGTAGGTATCAATTCAGTGCTTTCTTCTCCAACAGGTGCTTATGCAGGATACGGTTTCGCTATCCCGACCAGCATTATGACGAAGGTAATTGCCGACCTGAAACAATACGGAACAGTACAACGTGCATTGCTCGGTATTCGTGGTGGCTCTATCGGTAGCAGTTTGATGGACGACCGTCAACCGATTGATAAATCCGGTAAGACACTGGCAGATAAAGCTAAAGAACTGGGTGTTGTAGAAGGAGTATGGGTTTCTGAAATCGTAGAGAATGGTTCTGCTGCAGGAGCTGATATCAAAGTGGATGACGTAATTATCGGTGTGGATAATAAGAAAGTATCTAATATGGCTGACTTGCAGGAAGCACTTGCTAAACATCGTCCGGGTGATAAGGTGAAAGTGAAACTGATGCGCGATAAGAAGGAAAAGACCGTTGAAGTAACGTTGAAGAACGAGCAAGGTACTACCAAGATTGTGAAGGATGCAGGTATGGAAATCCTGGGAGCTGCTTTCAAAGAGTTGCCGGATGACTTGAAGAAGCAATTGAATCTGGGCTACGGTCTGCAAGTGACAGGAGTTTCCTCCGGTAAGATGTCGGATGCAGGAGTACGTAAAGGCTTCATTATCCTGAAAGCTAATGACCAGCCGATGCGTAAAGTCAGCGATCTGGAAGAAGTGATGAAAGCAGCTGTTAAGTCTCCGAATCAGGTATTGTTCCTGACCGGTGTGTTCCCATCAGGTAAACGCGGATACTTCGCTGTCGATCTGACTCAAGAGTAA